The nucleotide sequence TAGCTAAGGTGTTTCTATTAACTCAAAAGCAGGTGTACTAATGCCTCTCCTAATAAAAGTTACACTTGTGTGTTTCAAGTGCTCAACAATGGCAGCTTTACAAAGATTCTTACAGCTGGAGCGCAGAAGGCGGCTGAGAAGTCAATCAGTTTATATAAATGCCCACATAAGGACAAATTTTACCCCTCTTGACTCACTATCTGATGATGCAATTTTAAGAAAATTCCGTCTTCCAAGGACCAAGATTCTTGAATTATTTCAGATAGTGAAACCACACCTTCAGAGGGCAACAAGAAGAAACTACGCCTTAAGTCCAGAGGTGCAGTTGTTAGCTACACTGCGTTATTTTGCTGTTGGAAGTTTTATggaggtggtgggtgatggcctGGGGCTCAGCAAGTCTTCAGTCAGCAAAACTGTGACAACAGTAACACCTTTGCTGTTAGAGCTGATGAAGAGCATCCTGGTTTTCCCCAAAACTCCTGAGGAAATACAGCTGGCCAATCAACAATTCTATGATATTGACAACATCCCCAGAGTGATTGGCATCATTGATGGCACCTTAATCCCAGTATTAAGCCCTAAGGTAAATGAGCCCTTGTACATTTGCAGGAAGGGCTATCCAGCCATTAATGTTCAAGTAGTGTGTGATCACCAGGGAATGTTCACTgacattgtggcaaaatggcctggAAGCACACATGACTCTTTTGCATGGGCCAATTCTGCAATTTGCCAGATGGCTGAAGAAGGTGGCTTTGGTGATAGCTGGCTGCTGGGAGACAGTGGATATCCTCTTCGCCCCTACCTCTTGAGACCTGTGCAGCATCCAGCCACCATTGCAGAGGAAAGGTTTAATCAGGCCCATGGAAGGACACGCTCTATAGTGGAGAGGACTATAGATATGTTTGGATGGTAGGCTAATATTTTACAGTTTGGACACTGTGTTTTctattatttgtttcatttaatctgACATAACTTGTGTTAATAAATAATGCTGTTTATTTGCCTATGTTTCCCCCCAGCAGACTTCACTTAAATACTTTtgcaaacaataaatatgtatttgtttcttATAACGCCATGAGAATATTATATTCTACTACACAAAACtgcttatttataaaatgtttcttcattcattgactatatataaaaaatactgtggtttgagtgtgtaatattttaaatagCCTATAACGTATGTAAATTAGCCTACGTTTCCTTAGCGTTAAGCACTGCATATGTTGCGTATATGTGTAGGCTACAGTAGGCTACAGATACAATTTAATATTTAAGGGTAACcccctaaaataatttttgtaaaatattgttatatgacaatttgtctttgggaattTAACAAAGCTACTCACTTGCACGCTCACCGTTTCTTCGCACAAACGAAACCAAGTCTGCGTCCCAACCGGCAAAAATAACCCTTTCGGAGTGCACTTCGAAGGGAGAATAATTGCGATCGTCACGCTATTATATCGTTTTAAATAATTTGCAATAAAGAAAGCAAATTGTGTAAAACCTGAGCACCTCGACTTTAAGTCATCCAAATCACTTAAAGTGGATGGTGAAAGCTTCGAAAGTAATAGGCTATAGGGTCGATAGGTCTGAATAGAACACATCCCAGCTGCTGCGAAATCAATGACGTcgacacaacaaacaaacaaggaactatgcttctaaccacaggtcaagagctgtcgttccaaccaccaAAGTTTGCGATgcagtttgcgaatgttcgtttgaactatggtttcgggaaacaccaaatcgttggaCTATGTTagtaacgacggaacttgcgaccatagttggct is from Xyrauchen texanus isolate HMW12.3.18 unplaced genomic scaffold, RBS_HiC_50CHRs HiC_scaffold_1348, whole genome shotgun sequence and encodes:
- the LOC127641678 gene encoding putative nuclease HARBI1 encodes the protein MAALQRFLQLERRRRLRSQSVYINAHIRTNFTPLDSLSDDAILRKFRLPRTKILELFQIVKPHLQRATRRNYALSPEVQLLATLRYFAVGSFMEVVGDGLGLSKSSVSKTVTTVTPLLLELMKSILVFPKTPEEIQLANQQFYDIDNIPRVIGIIDGTLIPVLSPKVNEPLYICRKGYPAINVQVVCDHQGMFTDIVAKWPGSTHDSFAWANSAICQMAEEGGFGDSWLLGDSGYPLRPYLLRPVQHPATIAEERFNQAHGRTRSIVERTIDMFGW